In Cucurbita pepo subsp. pepo cultivar mu-cu-16 chromosome LG04, ASM280686v2, whole genome shotgun sequence, the following are encoded in one genomic region:
- the LOC111793827 gene encoding glucan endo-1,3-beta-glucosidase 4-like → MREGCHGIVILLLFGMCVNSLGAFVGVNLGTDVSNLPSASDIVAILKSHHITHLRLYNADAQLLKALANSSIEVIVGVTNEEVLRIGESPAAAAAWVNKNVAAYLPGTNITAIAVGSEVLSTIPQVGPVLVPALYSLHKALVAANLNYLVKVSTPQSMDMIPRPFPPSTATFNASWNATMYQLLQFLKNTKSYYMLNAYPYLGYTSGNGIFPLDYALFRSLPAIKQIVDPNTLFHYNSMFDAMVDATYYSIDAFNFSGIPVVVTETGWPWSGGANEPDATIQNAGTYVNNLIRRVSNDSGPPSQPTIPINTYIYELFNEDKRSGPVSEKNWGILFSNGSTVYPLGLASGRATANSSTVYCVAKDGADEDKLQDGLNWACGQGGANCAAIQQGRPCFLPNNITDHASYAYNDYYQKMHTAGGTCDFDGTATLTTIDPSHGSCIYTGSSNSSGGGGVSPPALGPSGQLPGASSKLQVSSYQLLIWVIFSWALMVSLT, encoded by the exons ATGCGTGAAGGGTGTCATGGAATTGTGATCTTGCTTCTATTTGGCATGTGTGTCAATTCATTAG GTGCGTTTGTGGGGGTCAACCTCGGGACCGACGTCTCCAATCTTCCATCAGCTTCAGATATAGTTGCAATTCTTAAATCCCATCATATTACTCATCTTCGCCTTTATAATGCTGATGCTCAGCTGCTAAAGGCCTTAGCAAACAGTAGCATCGAGGTAATTGTTGGTGTCACGAACGAGGAAGTTCTCAGGATCGGTGAATCGCCTGCAGCCGCTGCAGCCTGGGTTAATAAAAACGTTGCAGCTTACTTGCCAGGAACAAATATTACGGCCATTGCTGTTGGCAGTGAGGTCCTTTCTACAATTCCTCAAGTTGGTCCAGTCTTAGTTCCAGCCTTGTATTCCCTACATAAGGCCTTGGTTGCTGCCAATCTAAACTATCTGGTCAAGGTTTCCACTCCCCAATCAATGGACATGATACCCCGACCTTTCCCCCCGTCCACCGCTACCTTTAACGCTTCATGGAACGCTACTATGTATCAGCTTCTCCAGTTCTTAAAGAACACGAAGTCCTACTACATGTTGAATGCCTATCCTTATTTGGGATACACTAGCGGGAATGGAATTTTTCCGCTCGATTATGCACTTTTTCGATCACTTCCTGCAATTAAGCAGATTGTTGACCCAAACACTCTTTTCCACTATAATAGTATGTTTGATGCTATGGTTGATGCAACTTACTACTCGATCGATGCTTTCAATTTTTCTGGGATTCCCGTCGTGGTTACCGAGACTGGCTGGCCATGGTCTGGTGGAGCAAATGAACCTGATGCTACAATTCAAAATGCTGGCACCTATGTTAATAATCTGATCAGGAGAGTTTCTAATGATTCTGGTCCACCAAGTCAGCCAACCATACCTATCAACACGTACATTTACGAGTTGTTTAATGAAGACAAGCGGTCTGGCCCGGTCTCGGAGAAAAACTGGGGTATACTTTTCTCCAATGGCTCTACTGTTTATCCTTTGGGTTTGGCTTCTGGCCGTGCAACCGCGAATTCTTCTACGGTTTATTGTGTGGCTAAAGATGGAGCTGATGAAGATAAGTTGCAGGACGGTCTGAATTGGGCTTGTGGACAAGGAGGGGCAAACTGTGCTGCCATTCAGCAAGGCAGGCCATGCTTTCTCCCTAATAACATTACTGACCATGCTTCTTATGCTTATAATGATTACTACCAGAAAATGCATACTGCTGGTGGTACGTGCGACTTTGACGGTACTGCTACACTTACGACGATCGATCCTA GTCATGGCTCTTGCATATACACAGGAAG CTCCAATTCAAGTGGTGGAGGTGGAGTTTCTCCTCCAGCATTGGGGCCTTCAGGTCAGCTTCCTGGTGCAAGTTCAAAGCTGCAGGTCTCTTCATATCAGCTCTTGATTTGGGTAATCTTTTCTTGGGCTTTAATGGTTTCTTTGACATGA